The Psychrobacter sp. 28M-43 genome segment CCGCCACGTGGTCCTGACGGTATTCCACCAGGCAAAATGTCTTCATGGGTATTTAGCTTAGTACCTGGTGACAAAGTGACAGTTTCAGGTCCTTACGGTGAGTTCTTTGCCAAGAAGACCGAAGCTGAAATGATCTTTGTTGGTGGTGGTGCTGGTATGGCCCCAATGCGCTCGCATATCTTTGATCAGCTCAAACGCTTGAACACTGATCGTAAAATTAGCTTCTGGTATGGTGCTCGTTCTATTCGTGAGATGTTCTACGTTGAAGACTATGATCAGCTAGAAGAAGAGTTCGATAACTTTGAGTGGCATGTTGCACTGTCTGACCCATTACCAGAAGATAACTGGGAAGGTCCAACAGGCTTTATCCATAACGTATTGCTCGAAAACTATCTGAAAGATCATCCAAACCCAGAAGACTGTGAATATTACATGTGTGGGCCACCGATGATGAACGCTGCCGTCATCGACATGCTACACAGCATGGGCGTGGAAGACGAAAACATCATGCTTGATGATTTCGGTGGTTAAGTTAGATACTTAATCTAGCAGCACAAATCTAAGAATAAAAAAGAGTCTCAATTGAGGCTCTTTTTTTTTGCGATTTTTACACATAACTGTGTCTTTGTAGGCTACAAATCTAGCTAGTAGAGTCGCTTTATTATCCTATATCATGGACTATCTAAACATTGAGAAAGGACTCTTATGAAAACGAAATACAAAGATCTAACCATTTGGATTACAGGTGCTTCTAGTGGTATTGGACAAGCATTAGCCGTTGCCTTCGCCAAACGCGGAGCTAGGATTATTCTAAGTGGACGTGACAGTGATAAGTTGGAGGTGGTCAAAAATAGCTGCAAACGCGCTAACAAGCATATCGTTGTTCCTTTTGATATCAGTGATGCCAATCAAACCAAAGAAGCTTATGACACTGCTAAAGCTCAGGCGGGGAAAATCGACTGGCTTATCAATAACGCTGGTATCAGCCAACGCTCACTCATCATGGACACGGCTGAAGAGGTTGAGCGTCAAATCATGGAAATAGATTACTTTGCTCAGACGCGTCTTACTAGACTTGCATTGCCTGACATGATTGCACAAGGCGGCGGCAAAGTCGTGA includes the following:
- a CDS encoding SDR family oxidoreductase, encoding MKTKYKDLTIWITGASSGIGQALAVAFAKRGARIILSGRDSDKLEVVKNSCKRANKHIVVPFDISDANQTKEAYDTAKAQAGKIDWLINNAGISQRSLIMDTAEEVERQIMEIDYFAQTRLTRLALPDMIAQGGGKVVMVSSVAGLLGTQYRGAYGAAKAALHMWANSLRAELHDQGIEVATIFPGFIQTNISINALTGDGSAQGTMDEATNNGLTATEFAKQVVKALTKGEEYIIVAGRKEKLATRVNRVSPPKLYKLIRESQVK